From Cupriavidus oxalaticus:
GCTGGGCCGGCATCGAGGAAGCCCACAAGGAAATCACCGACGGCGTGGCCAACTACAAGAAGTAAGCTGAACCGTCGCTGAAGAAACCCCGCCGCGGCGGGGTTTTTTGTTGCCCGTCGCTTGATGGCGGTTAGGACCCGTCCGTGCCGCTTGCGCTACGCTGGGTCCGTGTCAACCAGGAAGGAGAACCCACCATGAACCGCGCTACTCAGGGCATCAAGCCGATGCAGGGCCTGCCGGAAGTGTTGTCGCCATCGCGCCGCTATGACCGGCTCGCGGTGTGCTTCCATTGGGCGGTGTTCGTGCTGGTGGCGCTGGCGTATGCGGCCATCGAACTGAAGGGCAACTTCGACAAGGGCACGCCGGCGCGCGTGCTGGCCATGGACATCCATGAATGGGCCGGGGCGCTGGTGCTGGTTCTGGCGGTGCCGCGGCTGCTGTGGCGGCTGGTGCGCGGCGCACCGGCGCCGGAACCCGGCCCGCGCTGGATGCATCTGGCGGGAGAAGCCATGCACTGGGTGCTGTACCTGTTCATCCTGGCGCAGCCGCTGCTGGGACTGCTGGCGATGAATGCCGGCGGGCACCTGCTGGCGCTGCCTTCGCTGGGGATCGAAGTGCCCGCGCTGGTGGCGGCGGACCCCGCGCTGAAGGAAACGGTCAAGGCCATCCACGAAACGCTGGGGACCGCGTTCTACCTCGTCATCGGGCTGCATGCGATGGCTTCGCTGTTCCACCACTACATGCTGGGCGACAACACGCTGCGGCGCATGTGGCGCTGAGCGCCACGGCGGCTCAGGAACGGGCAAAGGGATTGCGTTCGCCCAGTTCGTCCAGGTAAGCGTCGATGCCGTGGCGCTCGCGCGCGAGGAAGCGCTCCACGGCATCGGCAAAGTCGGGATGCGCCAGCCAGTGCGCCGAGCGCGTCGCCACCGGCAGGAAGCCGCGCGCCATCTTGTGCTCGCCCTGCGCGCCGCCTTCGAAGGTGCGGATGCCGTGGGCGATGCAGAACTCCAGCGGCTGGTAGTACGCGGTCTCGAAGTGCAGGCAGGGGTGGTATTCGAGCGCGCCCCAGTAGCGGCCGTACAGCGTGCTGACCTGCGGCGCATCGTCGTACACCAGCAGCGACGAGGCGATCGGCTGGCCCGCGCGCTCGGCCACCACCAGCAGCAGGTGCTGCGGCATCGCCGCGCCGATGCGCCGGAAGAAGTCCAGGTTCAGGTAGGGCGTGGAATGGTGCTCGCGATAGGTCTGGCGGTAGCAGCGGTTGAAGAAGCGCCAGGCCTCTTCATCGATCTCGTGGCCGCGCAGGTGGCGGAAGGTGATGCCGGCCTGCGCCACCTGGCGCCGTTCGGCGCGGATGTTCTTGCGCTTCTTCTGTGACAGCGTGGCGAGGAAGTCGTCGAAACTGGCGTAGGGCTTGCTGCCACCTTCGCCGCCATTGGTCCAGTGGAACTGCACGCCGTGCCGCATCAGCATGCCGGCCTGCTGCATCAGCCCGGCTTCGGCCTCGTCGGGAAAAAGAACATGCAGCGACGACATGCCGCTTTCCGCCGCCAGCGCGAGCGCCACCTCCAGCAGCAGCCGGCGGGCCTGCGCATCTTCAGCGAGCAGCCGCGCGCCGCGCACCGGCGTGAACGGGATCGCCGACAGCCACTTGGGGTAGTACTCGATGTTGTGGCGGGCATACGCATCGGCCCAGGCCCAGTCGAACACGTACTCGCCGTACGAATGCGCCTTGGCATAGAGCGGCATTGCCGCGGCCAGCCGGTCGCCCGCCCACAACGTCAGGAAGCGCGGATGCCAGCCGGTCTCGGCGCATGCGCTGCCGCTGGCATGCAACGCATGCAGGAAAGCGTGGCGCAGGAACGGCGTGGGTTCGGGCTGGCGCGCCAGCAGCGCGTCCCAGGCGGCCGGGTCGATCTCGGCCAGGTCGGAGACGATGCGCGTCTGGTAGTCCGAAATGTCCGCTTGGTGGACCTTCTGGTCGTCTGCGCGGCTGCCTGTGGCCGCCGTGTCGCCGGAATCCGACTGCATGGGCTGTAGCTGAAGGGGTGGAGACGGGATTGCCGCGCGCGACGGCGCATGGCGCGGCTCGAGTCTACCGGAAACGGCGTGCAGGCGCTGCGGCAAGGCACGGGCGGCGCGCCCCCGGGTAGCGACGTAGAATGGCGGATATGCGTCACCCCCAGGTTCAGGCGCGGATGACCCGCCCCATGCCTGCCATACCCCAGGGCCCGAAATGAAGACTCCGTTTTTCAACCTCTATTCCCACGGCTTTGCCCGCGTGGCGGTCGGCGTGCCGGTCTGCCGCGTGGCCGATCCGGCTTTCAATGCGCGCGAGACGCTGGCGCTGGCCACGCAGGCTGCGCAGCGCGGCGCGGTGCTGGCCGCGTTCCCCGAGCTGGGCCTGTCGGCCTACACCTGCGACGACCTGTTCCACCAGCGCACGCTGCTCGATGCGTGCGAGGCGGCGCTCGGCACCATCGTCGAAGCTTCGCGCAAGCTGCCGCTGGCGATGGTGGTGGGCATGCCGCTGCGCGTGCAGCACCAGCTGTTCAACTGCGCCGTGGTGGTGGCCGCGGGCCGTGTGCAGGGCGTGGTGCCAAAGTCGTTCCTGCCCAACTACTGGGAATTCTATGAAGGGCGCCAGTTCAGCGCGGCCGACTGCGCCACGGTCGACAGCGTGCGGCTGCTGGGCCAGGACGTGCCGTTCGGCGCCGGGCTGCTGTTCGATATCGAAGGGCTGCCGTTCTTCCGCTTCCATGCCGAGATCTGCGAAGACGTGTGGGTGCCGGTGCCGCCGTCGTCGTTCGCCGCGATGGCGGGCGCAACCGTGCTGGTGAACCTGTCGGCATCGAATATCGTGATCGGCAAATCGGGCTACCGGCACCAGCTGGTGTCGCAGCAGTCGGCGCGCTGCCTGGCGGCGTACCTGTACACCTCGGCCGGCAAGGGCGAGTCGTCCACCGACCTGGCCTGGGACGGGCAGGCATTGATCTACGAGAACGGCGAAATGCTGGCCGAATCCGAGCGTTTCTCCGACGACTCGCACCTGCTGTTCGCCGACGTCGATGTCGAGCGCCTGTCGCGCGAGCGCATGCACCAGGTCACCTTCGGCCATTCGGTGCGCCGGCACAAGGCCGAGGTGGAAGCGTTCCGCGTGGTCACCTTCGCGCTCGACCTGCCGCGCGAGAAGTCGCTGCCGCTGGCACGCAACGTGGCGCGCTTCCCGTATGTGCCGGCCGATCCGCGCCAGCGCGACGAGCGCTGCATGGAGGTCTACAACATCCAGGTGCAGGCGCTGGTGCAGCGGCTGTCGGCCAGCAAGATCAGCAAGGTGGTGATCGGCGTCTCGGGCGGGCTGGATTCGACGCACGCGCTGCTGGTCTGCGCCAAGGCAATGGACCGGCTGGGACTGCCGCGCGCCAATATACTCGCCTACACCATGCCCGGCTTCGCCACCAGCGACCGCACGCTGGACCAGGCGCGCAAGCTGATGCAGGTGGTGGGCTGCAGCGCCACCGAGATCGATATCCGTCCCAGCTGCCTGGCCATGCTGAAGGACC
This genomic window contains:
- a CDS encoding cytochrome b; its protein translation is MNRATQGIKPMQGLPEVLSPSRRYDRLAVCFHWAVFVLVALAYAAIELKGNFDKGTPARVLAMDIHEWAGALVLVLAVPRLLWRLVRGAPAPEPGPRWMHLAGEAMHWVLYLFILAQPLLGLLAMNAGGHLLALPSLGIEVPALVAADPALKETVKAIHETLGTAFYLVIGLHAMASLFHHYMLGDNTLRRMWR
- a CDS encoding GNAT family N-acetyltransferase, which produces MQSDSGDTAATGSRADDQKVHQADISDYQTRIVSDLAEIDPAAWDALLARQPEPTPFLRHAFLHALHASGSACAETGWHPRFLTLWAGDRLAAAMPLYAKAHSYGEYVFDWAWADAYARHNIEYYPKWLSAIPFTPVRGARLLAEDAQARRLLLEVALALAAESGMSSLHVLFPDEAEAGLMQQAGMLMRHGVQFHWTNGGEGGSKPYASFDDFLATLSQKKRKNIRAERRQVAQAGITFRHLRGHEIDEEAWRFFNRCYRQTYREHHSTPYLNLDFFRRIGAAMPQHLLLVVAERAGQPIASSLLVYDDAPQVSTLYGRYWGALEYHPCLHFETAYYQPLEFCIAHGIRTFEGGAQGEHKMARGFLPVATRSAHWLAHPDFADAVERFLARERHGIDAYLDELGERNPFARS
- a CDS encoding NAD(+) synthase, producing MKTPFFNLYSHGFARVAVGVPVCRVADPAFNARETLALATQAAQRGAVLAAFPELGLSAYTCDDLFHQRTLLDACEAALGTIVEASRKLPLAMVVGMPLRVQHQLFNCAVVVAAGRVQGVVPKSFLPNYWEFYEGRQFSAADCATVDSVRLLGQDVPFGAGLLFDIEGLPFFRFHAEICEDVWVPVPPSSFAAMAGATVLVNLSASNIVIGKSGYRHQLVSQQSARCLAAYLYTSAGKGESSTDLAWDGQALIYENGEMLAESERFSDDSHLLFADVDVERLSRERMHQVTFGHSVRRHKAEVEAFRVVTFALDLPREKSLPLARNVARFPYVPADPRQRDERCMEVYNIQVQALVQRLSASKISKVVIGVSGGLDSTHALLVCAKAMDRLGLPRANILAYTMPGFATSDRTLDQARKLMQVVGCSATEIDIRPSCLAMLKDLGHPYAAGEKVYDVTFENVQAGERTNHLFRLANFQGAIVIGTGDLSELALGWCTYGVGDHMSHYNVNASVPKTLISHLVRWVAETGQIGEGGADVLLAVLDTDISPELVPGDSNHGPEQKTESTIGPYELQDFNLYYTLRFGFTPSKIAFLAQHAWADRERGVWPYGPEVARNQYGLAEIKRNLAIFLDRFFRTSQFKRSCIPNAPKVGSGGSLSPRGDWRAPSDSESAVWLADLEKVPD